A genomic region of Photobacterium swingsii contains the following coding sequences:
- the fruB gene encoding fused PTS fructose transporter subunit IIA/HPr protein, which translates to MLSLSTNDIQLEQSADNKEQAIKALASALEQSGLVATGYVNGMLAREAQNSTFLGNGIAIPHGTTDTRGLVNQTGVKIHHFPQGVNWGDGKTVYLAIGIAAKSDEHLGILKQLTKVLSAEGVELKLKESKSAEAIIAILNGEAQIDADFDTQLVQLDFPATDLLQLTAVAAGLIKNKQALGTDGVASMVAADPTYLGQGLWLAKTDVAVTRTTLSFVKPSQPFEYDGQPVNALLAVAACNSAHVQNLKHLTSLLYNQQVNKLLTADSDKVVSLITEETLEGSEAIFQIRNPHGLHARPGAMLVSTAKGFESNILVANLDGEGKSVNAKSLMKVIALGVKHGHKLHFVAQGADADAALAAIGEAIANGLGEGK; encoded by the coding sequence ATGTTATCGCTTTCGACAAACGATATTCAGCTAGAGCAATCAGCCGACAATAAAGAACAAGCAATTAAGGCATTGGCGAGTGCCTTAGAACAAAGTGGACTTGTTGCGACAGGGTACGTGAATGGCATGCTAGCGCGTGAAGCTCAAAACTCTACCTTTTTAGGTAATGGTATTGCGATTCCACACGGTACGACAGACACACGAGGATTGGTTAATCAAACGGGTGTCAAAATTCATCATTTCCCGCAAGGTGTGAATTGGGGAGATGGAAAGACTGTTTATCTTGCCATTGGTATTGCCGCTAAATCTGATGAACATCTAGGGATCTTAAAACAACTGACTAAGGTTCTTTCCGCCGAGGGAGTTGAACTCAAACTAAAAGAGAGTAAGAGCGCCGAAGCGATTATTGCCATTTTGAATGGTGAGGCTCAAATCGATGCTGACTTTGATACTCAGTTAGTGCAGCTTGATTTTCCTGCGACGGATTTATTGCAATTGACCGCTGTCGCAGCGGGATTGATTAAAAACAAACAAGCGCTAGGTACAGATGGTGTTGCAAGCATGGTTGCTGCAGATCCAACGTATTTAGGCCAGGGTTTATGGTTAGCTAAAACAGATGTCGCCGTAACGCGTACGACCTTGTCTTTTGTTAAACCGTCACAGCCGTTTGAATACGATGGTCAGCCGGTTAATGCATTGCTGGCGGTTGCGGCTTGTAACAGTGCTCACGTACAAAATCTAAAACATTTAACAAGCCTGCTTTATAACCAGCAAGTGAATAAGTTACTCACGGCAGATAGCGATAAGGTTGTTTCACTGATAACGGAAGAAACGTTAGAGGGGTCAGAAGCGATATTTCAGATCCGCAACCCTCATGGTTTACATGCACGCCCTGGCGCTATGTTGGTAAGCACAGCAAAAGGGTTTGAATCGAATATTCTTGTTGCCAATCTCGATGGCGAAGGTAAGTCGGTGAATGCGAAAAGTTTAATGAAAGTGATAGCGTTAGGCGTCAAACAT